From the Flavimarina sp. Hel_I_48 genome, one window contains:
- the trpB gene encoding tryptophan synthase subunit beta gives MNYNVDEKGYYGDFGGAYIPEMLYPNVEELRQNYLEIMQTEDFQKEFQELLREYVGRPTPLYYAKRFSEKYGAKVYLKREDLCHTGAHKVNNTIGQILMAQRLGKTRIIAETGAGQHGVATATVCALMGLECIVYMGAIDIKRQSPNVARMKMLGAKVISAESGSKTLKDATNEAIRDWISNPTDTHYIIGSVVGPHPYPDMVARFQSVISQEVKKQLLEKEGREDPDYVVACVGGGSNAAGIYYHYLDNPEVGIIAVEAAGKGIDSGESAATSALGKEGIIHGSKTLLMQTPDGQITEPYSISAGLDYPGVGPMHAHLFRSKRGEFISVTDAAAMEAGLELSKLEGIIPAIETAHALAIFKDRKFEKDDVVVVNLSGRGDKDLNTYIEYFDLA, from the coding sequence ATGAACTATAACGTAGATGAGAAAGGATATTATGGCGATTTTGGTGGGGCTTATATCCCAGAAATGCTATATCCCAATGTAGAAGAACTACGCCAGAATTATCTGGAAATCATGCAAACCGAAGATTTTCAGAAAGAATTTCAAGAGTTGCTTCGGGAGTATGTGGGACGCCCTACACCGCTGTATTACGCAAAACGCTTTTCAGAAAAATATGGCGCAAAAGTTTATCTCAAACGTGAAGATCTTTGCCATACCGGCGCGCACAAGGTGAATAATACGATAGGTCAGATCCTCATGGCGCAGCGGCTGGGCAAAACCCGTATCATAGCTGAGACTGGCGCAGGCCAGCACGGTGTTGCCACCGCAACGGTTTGTGCGCTTATGGGACTGGAATGTATTGTGTATATGGGCGCGATAGATATCAAAAGGCAATCCCCCAACGTGGCGCGCATGAAAATGCTGGGAGCGAAGGTTATTTCGGCGGAATCTGGCAGTAAAACTTTAAAAGATGCCACAAATGAGGCCATTCGCGACTGGATCAGTAATCCTACCGACACCCATTATATTATAGGAAGTGTTGTAGGTCCGCACCCCTATCCTGATATGGTGGCGCGTTTTCAAAGTGTGATCTCACAGGAAGTCAAAAAACAATTGTTAGAAAAAGAAGGCCGGGAAGATCCAGATTATGTGGTGGCCTGCGTGGGAGGCGGTAGTAACGCTGCCGGTATATATTACCATTATCTGGATAATCCCGAAGTGGGGATTATTGCCGTGGAAGCAGCCGGAAAAGGGATTGATTCTGGGGAAAGTGCAGCCACTTCCGCTCTGGGAAAAGAAGGCATTATTCACGGAAGCAAGACCCTGCTCATGCAAACGCCAGATGGTCAGATTACAGAACCGTATTCCATTTCTGCCGGACTTGATTATCCTGGTGTGGGACCTATGCACGCGCATCTTTTCCGCAGTAAACGCGGGGAATTCATTAGCGTTACTGATGCCGCTGCCATGGAAGCCGGGCTGGAACTGAGCAAACTGGAAGGTATCATTCCGGCTATAGAAACGGCGCACGCGCTGGCGATTTTTAAAGATCGTAAATTTGAAAAAGACGATGTTGTGGTAGTGAATTTGAGCGGTCGCGGTGATAAGGACTTGAATACGTACATTGAGTATTTTGATTTGGCTTAA